The following proteins are co-located in the Trichormus variabilis 0441 genome:
- a CDS encoding TetR/AcrR family transcriptional regulator, translating into MSIRCRMEKKQENIKLERQDWINAGLKVLAEGGIEAVRVEPLAKLIKVTKGSFYWHFKNRDDLLEAILQEWVKGETNNLIERVETIGGDATTKLLHLFELAIEIDGRLENAIRAWAAKAANVAEIMLQVDQSRLNYTQNLFLQVGFTPLEAKVRAQMAYYSLVGEFTVGTRPNQAERLAEVIFEHAILTRRD; encoded by the coding sequence ATGTCAATACGCTGCCGTATGGAAAAAAAACAAGAAAACATCAAACTGGAACGACAGGACTGGATTAATGCTGGTTTAAAAGTTTTGGCGGAGGGAGGAATTGAAGCCGTCAGAGTAGAACCACTTGCCAAGTTAATCAAGGTGACAAAAGGTAGCTTTTACTGGCACTTCAAGAACCGAGATGATTTGCTAGAAGCGATTTTACAGGAATGGGTGAAAGGTGAAACCAATAATTTAATTGAGCGAGTCGAAACGATAGGTGGGGACGCAACGACTAAATTGCTGCATTTATTTGAATTAGCAATTGAAATTGATGGTCGATTAGAAAATGCAATTCGAGCTTGGGCTGCAAAAGCTGCAAATGTCGCCGAGATTATGCTTCAAGTAGATCAAAGTCGGCTAAATTACACACAAAATTTATTCTTGCAAGTTGGCTTTACACCTTTAGAGGCGAAAGTCCGCGCTCAAATGGCTTATTACTCACTCGTTGGTGAATTTACGGTGGGAACAAGACCGAATCAGGCTGAACGTCTAGCAGAGGTCATATTTGAACACGCTATCCTTACTAGACGAGATTAA